In the Candidatus Electrothrix rattekaaiensis genome, one interval contains:
- a CDS encoding UPF0280 family protein gives MATAKNKSPLSYQERTYRATENSGLISSIVKIAETDLHILASQPVEDLALLAVSEVRGIIEGYIRAHPDFLQSLAPLPMDNRAPEIIKEMLSAGAATGVGPMAAVAGIVAEQVGKSLLAQGVAEVIVENGGDLFVARIQESTIAVYAGESPLSGKLGIRLRAEQMPCGVCCSSGMIGHSLSLGRADAVAVVARSTALADAAATRLGNEVGRKKKSIQHALEVAKEINGLAGVVIVSGEHLGAWGDVELVRL, from the coding sequence ATGGCTACTGCAAAAAACAAATCACCGCTTTCTTACCAGGAGCGGACATACCGTGCCACAGAAAACTCAGGTCTTATTTCCTCCATCGTCAAGATCGCTGAAACAGATCTGCACATCCTAGCCTCACAACCGGTGGAGGATCTGGCCCTACTGGCAGTCTCTGAGGTGCGTGGCATCATCGAAGGGTATATCAGAGCGCACCCGGATTTTTTACAGAGCCTTGCTCCACTTCCTATGGATAACCGGGCACCGGAAATCATCAAGGAGATGTTGTCCGCAGGAGCGGCAACCGGGGTCGGCCCTATGGCAGCAGTTGCTGGCATTGTTGCTGAACAGGTCGGTAAGAGCTTGCTTGCTCAAGGCGTTGCAGAGGTCATTGTCGAGAACGGCGGCGATCTCTTTGTTGCCCGAATCCAAGAAAGTACGATTGCTGTCTATGCCGGTGAATCACCACTGAGCGGTAAACTGGGCATCCGTCTCCGAGCTGAGCAGATGCCTTGCGGGGTGTGTTGCTCCTCTGGTATGATCGGCCATTCTCTCAGTCTTGGACGTGCTGATGCGGTTGCTGTTGTTGCCCGGTCTACTGCTTTAGCCGATGCAGCTGCCACCCGCTTGGGTAATGAAGTAGGCCGGAAGAAAAAAAGTATTCAACATGCCTTGGAGGTTGCCAAGGAAATTAACGGGCTTGCCGGTGTTGTTATTGTCTCTGGCGAACATCTCGGTGCCTGGGGTGATGTTGAACTGGTTCGACTTTGA
- a CDS encoding type II toxin-antitoxin system PemK/MazF family toxin, translated as MTVLKRGMIIDVTLDPTKGAEKGKTRPCVIVTNDVYNERVPVIQVVPITAWGEKKARIRTNITIYSSADNGLSKKSVADCLQTRPVDHRYRMVKIRGRLSSAVLQEIDRALKIVFALD; from the coding sequence ATGACCGTGCTGAAAAGGGGAATGATCATTGATGTCACCCTTGATCCGACCAAGGGTGCGGAAAAGGGTAAAACCAGACCCTGTGTCATTGTGACCAATGATGTCTATAATGAGCGGGTACCGGTGATTCAGGTGGTTCCGATTACAGCGTGGGGCGAAAAAAAAGCCCGAATACGAACCAATATAACCATTTATTCTTCAGCGGACAATGGTTTGTCCAAAAAATCCGTGGCGGATTGTTTACAGACTCGTCCGGTAGATCATCGGTACAGAATGGTCAAAATCCGGGGGCGGCTTTCTTCCGCAGTTCTTCAGGAAATAGACCGGGCCTTGAAGATCGTTTTCGCACTTGACTGA
- a CDS encoding NAD-dependent epimerase: MQKILVTGAAGFIGHNLSKRLLESGCTVVGLDNLNDYYDPELKKARLAQLLAFEHFSHANFDMADRDLMEKLFAEEQFDGVVNLAAQAGVRYSLINPHSYVDTNLVGFVNVLEGCRHNKVKHLLYASSSSVYGANTSMPFSVHDNVDHPVSLYAASKKANELMAHSYSHLYGLPCTGLRFFTVYGPWGRPDMALFLFTKAILEDRPIDIFNNGEMERDFTYVDDIVEGVFRLLDHMPVPNPSWSGDKPDSATSYCPWRLYNIGNNSKQQLMHYIEVLEKCLGKTAKKNFMPMQPGDVPATYANVDDLVREIDFKPQTSIEEGIGEFVEWYREYYRI, from the coding sequence ATGCAAAAAATACTGGTTACCGGTGCTGCCGGTTTTATCGGCCATAATCTCTCCAAGCGTTTGCTTGAAAGCGGTTGCACCGTGGTTGGCCTGGACAATCTCAATGATTATTACGATCCTGAGCTGAAAAAAGCCCGTTTGGCCCAATTGCTTGCGTTTGAGCACTTTAGCCATGCGAATTTCGATATGGCAGACCGAGATCTGATGGAGAAGCTCTTTGCTGAGGAGCAGTTCGACGGGGTGGTTAACCTAGCAGCTCAGGCAGGAGTTCGGTACTCTCTGATCAACCCCCATTCTTACGTGGACACAAATTTGGTCGGGTTTGTTAACGTGCTGGAAGGATGTCGTCATAATAAGGTAAAACACCTGCTCTATGCCTCATCCAGCTCTGTCTATGGAGCCAACACCTCCATGCCTTTTTCCGTGCATGATAATGTAGACCATCCGGTCTCTCTCTATGCCGCGTCTAAAAAAGCCAACGAGCTCATGGCCCATAGTTACAGCCATCTCTACGGGCTACCCTGTACGGGGTTGCGCTTTTTCACGGTCTACGGCCCTTGGGGGCGGCCAGACATGGCTCTCTTCCTCTTCACCAAGGCCATCCTGGAAGATCGACCCATTGATATCTTTAATAACGGCGAGATGGAGCGCGATTTCACCTATGTTGACGATATCGTCGAGGGAGTTTTTCGTCTGCTTGATCACATGCCGGTCCCCAACCCGAGTTGGAGCGGTGACAAACCGGATTCAGCCACCAGCTACTGTCCATGGCGACTCTATAATATCGGCAATAACTCCAAGCAACAGCTGATGCACTATATTGAGGTCTTGGAAAAGTGCCTCGGCAAAACAGCGAAAAAAAACTTCATGCCCATGCAGCCCGGTGATGTGCCAGCAACCTATGCCAATGTGGATGATCTGGTTCGGGAGATTGACTTTAAGCCGCAGACCAGTATTGAAGAGGGAATAGGGGAATTTGTGGAGTGGTACCGCGAGTACTACAGGATATAA
- a CDS encoding class II fructose-bisphosphate aldolase — MSYIADFEKALEIGRPPNIKALFPNSKALLVSGKVIDRALLAKGKAMTMAANGRNHLVIRGALMAAQRAQAALIIEIARSEGGASSYCPTNYWNMARQVDALCNELGITVPVAVHADHYGIKSAADLPFARTEIPSLFDAGITSIAIDASHMLDDDNLLASIDLNNFIPSWAGYETEVGEIKGTEGLSSADEALFLVKGLNAHDIFPDWIALNNGTTHGIEASGQGIQVELTAEIHEALKDYGVSGAQHGTSGNSSDRLQAIASQTRTTKANVATALQMISWGVAVNDYGNAILDGDGEFVKVVGQGLSEELWQEMKDYAKAQGWAKGNYKQLNSAFENKIMGQPKAIRERMARRVDNFVYTMLTEVFNAGGTARYAVEAILEAGSYDLGPKNGRIESPEDWTEEKIRARAAELDTDKGPEGDFDD; from the coding sequence ATGTCCTACATAGCAGATTTTGAAAAAGCCCTTGAAATAGGCCGTCCGCCCAACATTAAGGCCCTGTTTCCCAACTCCAAGGCCCTGCTGGTCAGCGGCAAGGTGATTGACCGCGCTCTCCTGGCAAAAGGCAAGGCCATGACCATGGCCGCTAACGGCCGTAATCATCTGGTCATACGCGGAGCCTTGATGGCTGCGCAACGAGCCCAGGCAGCTCTGATTATCGAAATCGCTCGTTCCGAGGGCGGTGCTTCGTCCTATTGCCCGACCAACTACTGGAATATGGCCCGCCAGGTTGATGCCCTGTGCAACGAGCTGGGCATTACCGTGCCGGTAGCCGTCCATGCGGATCATTACGGGATCAAATCAGCTGCTGACCTGCCCTTTGCCCGCACCGAGATTCCCTCGCTCTTTGATGCCGGGATCACCTCCATAGCCATTGATGCCTCCCACATGTTGGATGATGACAACCTGCTGGCCAGCATTGACCTAAACAATTTTATCCCCTCTTGGGCAGGCTATGAAACCGAGGTCGGAGAGATTAAGGGAACCGAAGGACTGTCTTCGGCAGACGAGGCCCTGTTCCTAGTTAAGGGACTCAATGCCCATGATATTTTTCCTGATTGGATCGCGTTGAACAACGGCACCACCCACGGCATCGAAGCCTCCGGCCAAGGAATCCAAGTTGAACTGACGGCGGAGATCCATGAAGCCTTAAAAGATTACGGTGTATCTGGTGCCCAGCACGGAACCTCGGGCAATAGCTCAGACCGATTGCAGGCCATCGCGTCCCAGACCAGAACCACCAAGGCCAATGTTGCCACAGCCCTTCAGATGATTTCTTGGGGTGTTGCGGTAAATGACTATGGCAATGCTATCCTTGACGGAGACGGTGAGTTTGTCAAGGTAGTCGGTCAAGGACTCAGTGAAGAGCTGTGGCAGGAGATGAAAGACTATGCCAAGGCTCAAGGCTGGGCCAAGGGCAATTATAAACAGCTCAATTCGGCCTTTGAGAATAAGATCATGGGGCAGCCCAAAGCAATTCGCGAGCGCATGGCCCGGCGAGTGGATAATTTCGTTTACACCATGCTCACCGAGGTTTTCAATGCGGGCGGCACAGCACGCTATGCTGTCGAGGCGATTCTGGAAGCCGGTTCCTATGATCTCGGCCCGAAAAACGGACGGATTGAGTCCCCTGAAGATTGGACAGAAGAAAAAATTCGTGCCCGTGCTGCTGAGCTGGATACTGATAAAGGGCCGGAAGGCGACTTTGACGATTAA